A stretch of Paracoccus sp. N5 DNA encodes these proteins:
- a CDS encoding DUF2163 domain-containing protein has product MKSLNPALQAHLDDGTTTLAWCWRITRADDVTFGFTDHDRTLTFDGTEFEPESGLTASEVRSGSDLSVDAQDAQGVLSSDRITETDILDGRWDAAVVEVWRVNWASPAQRVLLRRGAIGQIRRGRLAFVAEVRSLAHVLGQTVGRTFQASCDAALGDARCGVHLDAPAFRGTGAVIDVLRDRTFTASGLGTFAAGWFGFGLVEWSTGVNAGRRVEVLSHDLVGGVAILTLLEAPVRPITAADAFVVRAGCDKRIATCGTKFANVANFRGFPHIPGQDAVLRYATKDGGHEGAVL; this is encoded by the coding sequence ATGAAGTCCCTGAACCCCGCGCTGCAGGCGCATCTCGATGATGGCACGACGACACTCGCCTGGTGCTGGCGCATCACCCGGGCCGATGACGTGACCTTCGGCTTCACCGACCACGACCGGACCCTCACTTTCGACGGCACCGAGTTCGAACCCGAAAGTGGACTGACGGCGTCCGAGGTGCGGTCAGGGTCCGATTTGTCCGTCGACGCGCAGGATGCCCAAGGCGTGCTGTCCTCTGACCGGATCACCGAGACCGACATCCTCGACGGCCGATGGGACGCCGCAGTTGTCGAGGTCTGGCGGGTGAACTGGGCCAGCCCCGCGCAGCGCGTGCTCTTGCGCCGCGGTGCCATCGGCCAGATCCGGCGCGGACGGCTGGCCTTCGTGGCGGAGGTGCGCAGCCTCGCCCACGTCCTCGGCCAGACGGTGGGGCGGACGTTTCAGGCCAGTTGCGATGCCGCGCTAGGCGATGCGCGCTGCGGGGTGCACCTTGATGCCCCGGCCTTCAGGGGGACCGGCGCGGTGATCGATGTGCTGCGCGACCGGACCTTCACGGCTTCCGGCCTTGGCACCTTTGCCGCGGGCTGGTTCGGCTTCGGTCTGGTGGAATGGTCGACTGGCGTGAATGCGGGGCGGCGGGTCGAAGTGCTGTCGCATGACCTCGTCGGTGGCGTCGCCATCCTCACCCTGTTGGAAGCGCCAGTGCGACCGATCACGGCGGCAGATGCCTTCGTGGTCCGAGCAGGCTGCGACAAGCGGATCGCGACCTGTGGCACGAAGTTCGCCAATGTCGCCAACTTTCGAGGGTTCCCCCACATCCCAGGTCAAGACGCGGTCCTACGCTATGCGACGAAGGACGGTGGGCACGAGGGGGCGGTGTTGTGA
- a CDS encoding DUF2460 domain-containing protein, with the protein MAFHEVRFPDNISRGARGGPERRTQIVELASGAEERNASWANSRRRYDVAYGIRRADDLAAVVSFFEARNGRLHGFRFKDWADFKSCLPSQTPGPANQPIGTGNGAATLFQLTKRYTSGAQSWTRAIAKPVAGTVTIALNGTPQASGWSVSTTTGLVTFTTAPAAGVAITAGFEFDVPVRFDTDVLDVTLDLERLGSITSIPLVEIRR; encoded by the coding sequence ATGGCGTTTCACGAGGTCCGGTTTCCGGACAACATCAGCCGCGGGGCGCGCGGCGGCCCCGAGCGGCGCACCCAGATCGTCGAACTGGCAAGCGGGGCCGAGGAGCGCAACGCCAGCTGGGCCAACAGCCGCCGCCGCTATGACGTCGCCTATGGCATCCGCCGCGCCGACGATCTGGCGGCGGTCGTGTCCTTCTTCGAGGCAAGGAACGGCCGCCTCCACGGCTTCCGTTTCAAGGACTGGGCCGACTTCAAATCCTGCCTGCCGTCGCAGACGCCGGGGCCAGCCAATCAGCCGATCGGAACAGGGAACGGGGCAGCCACTCTGTTTCAGCTGACCAAGCGCTACACATCGGGCGCACAGTCCTGGACGCGGGCCATCGCCAAACCCGTCGCCGGAACCGTGACCATCGCCCTGAACGGCACGCCACAGGCTTCAGGCTGGTCAGTTTCGACCACGACCGGCCTCGTCACCTTCACCACCGCCCCCGCGGCAGGCGTCGCCATCACCGCGGGGTTCGAGTTCGACGTCCCCGTCCGGTTCGACACCGATGTCCTCGACGTCACCCTCGACCTTGAACGCCTCGGGTCGATCACCTCGATCCCCCTCGTGGAAATCCGCAGATGA
- a CDS encoding NlpC/P60 family protein, translated as MKTADPALVIAVARSWLGTPYHDQASLRGVGCDCLGLARGVWREVVGPEPFPIPPYSRDWGETGPREVLADGARVMMPEIATADAPPGALILFRMMPRAIAKHVGILTSPDTFLHAYERLGVIEEPLTPTWRRRIAFAFLFPAR; from the coding sequence GTGAAGACCGCCGATCCCGCCCTTGTCATCGCCGTCGCGCGCTCCTGGCTTGGCACGCCCTACCACGACCAGGCCAGTCTGCGCGGGGTCGGATGCGATTGCCTCGGCCTCGCGCGCGGTGTCTGGCGCGAAGTTGTAGGGCCGGAGCCGTTCCCGATCCCGCCCTATAGCCGGGACTGGGGCGAGACCGGGCCGCGCGAGGTTCTGGCCGATGGGGCGCGGGTGATGATGCCCGAGATTGCAACGGCTGACGCCCCGCCGGGTGCGCTGATCCTGTTCCGGATGATGCCGCGCGCTATCGCCAAGCATGTCGGCATCCTGACCAGCCCCGACACCTTCCTTCACGCCTATGAACGGTTGGGCGTGATCGAGGAACCGCTGACCCCAACATGGCGACGTCGCATCGCCTTTGCCTTCCTGTTCCCTGCACGATGA